The Bdellovibrio sp. NC01 genome includes the window AATCGCAAAGTTCAAGGTCGGCGGTGTAATTTGTTCTAGGTTGTGTGGATCTTTAAAGAATGGGAATAGATCTTGCGGCTGGACGTTCACAAATTGTTCGGCATAGAAAATCTCTTCACCTTGCTTGTGAGGCGTACAGATTTCCGCAAAAGCTTCTTTCAGATCACGGAAGTGAAATTCATAATGAAATTCTGTTTCCGCGCGAGTTGTCGCACGGATCGAACAAAGAATCGTTTCTGCGGCTTCACCGTACAAGAGTTTCAATGCGGCTTTAGGTACCGGAAGCGCCAATGGTTTTCCAAGGGCTTCAGCGAGCTCTTTCGAAAATTCTTTATTTGTGACTGGATGTGGAGCGACACCATTGATAGGACCATGAACTTTTGAGTTCTCAAGCGCCATCATGAAAATGCCCACGATATCTTTGATGTGAATCCAACTCATCCATTGTTTGCCATCGCCTAAAATACCGCCGACGCCGGCTTTAAATGGAAATAGCATTTGATCAATGGCGCCACCTTGTGGAGCGAGTACGATACCTGTACGAATGAAGCTGACTCGACCTGAGGCTTTGGCTGTTTCTTTTTCCCAATCAACTGTCAGTTGCGCTAAGAAGTCTTTTCCTGGCGCCGTATTCTCATCACAAATTAAATCTTTAGTGTCGCCGTAAATACCGATCGCCGAGCCGCCAACGAAGACTTTGACTGTTCGTGGTAAGGATTCGATCAAATGTCTCGTGCCAAGTACGCGTGAATCGTAAATTTTCTTTTTACGGTCGGAACTCCAGCGAAGACCAACCACGGGCTCACCCATCAGGTTGATCACAGCATCGATGTCATTCATGCGCAGATCCTTGATCGGACCTTTCATCAAATCACCCGTGATGACCTCACATGGAAATGGCAATGTTTCGCGCGCTTTCTTTTCGTTACGTGAAACCGCGTAAATCCGATGGCCTTTTTCGGCCAAAGCTTTTCCAAGTTCACGACCAATAAGTCCCGTAGCACCTGTAATCAAAACATTCATACAACACCTATTTCTTTAAGGCTTTAGTGAAAGCCTGCAAACAACGCCCGCGCGCTTCAACGTGTGCGATCATGGGTTCAGGATACTTGTCTGTGTGCAGCTCGGGTATCCATTTCTCGACATATTTTTGCTTAGGATCAAACTTCGCTTCTTGCGCTTCCGGGTTAAAAATTCGGAAGTACGGAGCCGCATCACAACCCGATCCCGCTGCCCATTGCCAATTCCCATTATTTGATGACAATTCATAGTCTAATAATTTTTTAGCGAAGTATCTTTCGCCTTCCGACCAATGAATCAATAAATGCTTACAAAGAAAACTTGCCACCACCATCCGTACACGGTTGTGCATAAAGCCCGTTGCATTTAACTCGCGCATGCCTGCGTCGACCATGGGATAACCAGTCGTTCCCGTGGCCCATCGCTCGAAATCTTTTTTCGATTTGCGCCACTCGATCTTATCGTATTCTGGACGGAAACTTTGTTTTTCAACTTGCGGAAAATGCCACAGAATCTGCATGAAAAAATCGCGCCAAATAAGTTCACTCAACCACACGTCTGAATGTTTTTTGGCTTCACGTGCAAGTTCGCGAATACTGACTGTGCCAAAACGAAGATGCATACCGATGTGAGTTGTGCCTTTTTCTTCAGACGGGATATCACGCTTTTCCGCGTACTCTTTTAAAGTTTTACTTGAGATCTTGTTAGATGGAAGCGCGATCTTTGTCGTCTCAAAGCCCATTTGCTTCAAAGAAATAAGTGGCTCTGCCTTTTTGATTTGCGCATAAGATTTTTCGTATTTCTTATTCGGGTAAGATTTTAAATAAAAGCTCGTCAGATTTTCCAGGACTTTATTTTTATAAGGAGTAAACACCGTATAGGGTTTACCCTGCCCCGTAAGGATCTCATCTTTTTCAAACAAGCATTGATCTTTGTATGTTTTAAATTCGATCTTATGTTTCGTCGCAAGCTTGGCGACGTGTTCGTCACGCGCGCGCGCATAAGGTTCGTAATCGTGATTCGTGTAAATTGCCTCGACAGGAAGCTTTGCAAACAGCTCTTTAAAGACCTCTAACGGCTTTCCATGACGCACTAATAAATCAGAGCCCTTTGCTTGAAGCTCCTCTTTAAGGTTCGCGATGGTTTGATAAATGAATGTTACCCGGGGATCTTCCCGGTCCTCGAGTTTTTCAAGAATCTCTGTATCAAAAATAAAGACTGGTAGAACGTTATCGTGTTCTTTCAGGGCGTGAAAGAGCCCCGCGTTATCATTCAAGCGCAAATCGCGTCGAAACCAAAATAGAGTGAGCTTTGTCATATTAGAAGTCCAGTTGCAGTCCGCCTTTAAAGCGCTATACTTTAGAGGTTTAACATTGCCACCAAACAAGGTAAAACAAGTCCTGATGGATGATAAAAAGTCTGCCAAAAAGCAAAGTCCACCAAAGGGGATCGATAAAATCAAGTCCTCAGTTTTTTCGCGCAGTCTGTCCATCGCAAAATTGACCGTACAAACCGGGGCTTCCATCGCAAGTCACGGCATCACGACCGCCCTTAAAAGCAAAGAAGACAAAGAAGCCATTTGGAAAAAGCTGTTACAAAATCAGGCTTCGTTAATCAGCTCTGAATTGGGTGAACTGAAAGGCAGCTTGATGAAAGCTGGCCAGATGCTTTCGATGTACGGTGAACATTTCTTGCCGGAAGAAGCCAATCAGTTATTAAAATCTTTGCAGTCGGACTCGCCTCCCCTGACTTGGGCAGCGATCGAACCGACCTTAAAGAAAAATCTTTCGCAAGAAAAGTTGGATTTATTAGAGATTGAAAAAGAAGCCTTGGCTTCCGCTTCAATGGGGCAAGTGCATCGCGCGCGCATCAAGGCGACTGGTGAATCGATCGTATTGAAAATTCAATATCCTAATGTCGATCGCGCAATTGATAGTGACTTAAAGGCGATTAAAACTTTACTCAGCACCATGAAGCTGCTTCCTAAGGATTTGAATTTGAATCCTTTGTTCGAAGAAGCGCGTGAAATGTTAGTGCAAGAAACTAATTACGAACTTGAAGCCACTTTGACCGAGGAATATTACGAACGTCTGAAGGGTGACACTCGTTTTGTCGTACCTAAAATTTATCGTGAATTTTCTGGTCCTAAAATTTTAGCTTCTTCCTTTGAGCGCGGTTTGCGCGTTGATGATCCATTAATTCAAAGTCTTTCTCAAGAACGTCGCAATAAGCTTGCGATGAATTTCTTGGATCTTTATTTCAAAGAAGTCTTTGAATGGGGTGTCGTGCAAACAGATCCTCACAGTGGTAACTATCGCATTCGTATTGATCCGCAAGGGCATGATCAACTAGTACTTTTCGATTTTGG containing:
- a CDS encoding TIGR01777 family oxidoreductase; translated protein: MNVLITGATGLIGRELGKALAEKGHRIYAVSRNEKKARETLPFPCEVITGDLMKGPIKDLRMNDIDAVINLMGEPVVGLRWSSDRKKKIYDSRVLGTRHLIESLPRTVKVFVGGSAIGIYGDTKDLICDENTAPGKDFLAQLTVDWEKETAKASGRVSFIRTGIVLAPQGGAIDQMLFPFKAGVGGILGDGKQWMSWIHIKDIVGIFMMALENSKVHGPINGVAPHPVTNKEFSKELAEALGKPLALPVPKAALKLLYGEAAETILCSIRATTRAETEFHYEFHFRDLKEAFAEICTPHKQGEEIFYAEQFVNVQPQDLFPFFKDPHNLEQITPPTLNFAISKVSTKEIEQGTLIDYNLKIHGVPAKWKTEIDEWKPPFKFVDNQLKGPYTLWHHTHEFKPFCGGTLMIDRVRYKLPFGYFGWLAANKFVRKDVEGIFNFRREYIAKMSEQMRNR
- a CDS encoding deoxyribodipyrimidine photo-lyase, with the protein product MTKLTLFWFRRDLRLNDNAGLFHALKEHDNVLPVFIFDTEILEKLEDREDPRVTFIYQTIANLKEELQAKGSDLLVRHGKPLEVFKELFAKLPVEAIYTNHDYEPYARARDEHVAKLATKHKIEFKTYKDQCLFEKDEILTGQGKPYTVFTPYKNKVLENLTSFYLKSYPNKKYEKSYAQIKKAEPLISLKQMGFETTKIALPSNKISSKTLKEYAEKRDIPSEEKGTTHIGMHLRFGTVSIRELAREAKKHSDVWLSELIWRDFFMQILWHFPQVEKQSFRPEYDKIEWRKSKKDFERWATGTTGYPMVDAGMRELNATGFMHNRVRMVVASFLCKHLLIHWSEGERYFAKKLLDYELSSNNGNWQWAAGSGCDAAPYFRIFNPEAQEAKFDPKQKYVEKWIPELHTDKYPEPMIAHVEARGRCLQAFTKALKK
- a CDS encoding AarF/ABC1/UbiB kinase family protein, encoding MDDKKSAKKQSPPKGIDKIKSSVFSRSLSIAKLTVQTGASIASHGITTALKSKEDKEAIWKKLLQNQASLISSELGELKGSLMKAGQMLSMYGEHFLPEEANQLLKSLQSDSPPLTWAAIEPTLKKNLSQEKLDLLEIEKEALASASMGQVHRARIKATGESIVLKIQYPNVDRAIDSDLKAIKTLLSTMKLLPKDLNLNPLFEEAREMLVQETNYELEATLTEEYYERLKGDTRFVVPKIYREFSGPKILASSFERGLRVDDPLIQSLSQERRNKLAMNFLDLYFKEVFEWGVVQTDPHSGNYRIRIDPQGHDQLVLFDFGATRSYPESFLTPYRRMIKGALFNDHQVFTQSAIDLKFIEHGDDTELRRIFEEFCFESVEPFIEYNDPRNTHGQIDQNGLYDWKNTDLPQRLSRKVFQIIRQFKWRTPPREIIFLDRKTGGVFIFLSVLKAKIRGRDVLLKYMDRIS